One window of the Chanodichthys erythropterus isolate Z2021 chromosome 2, ASM2448905v1, whole genome shotgun sequence genome contains the following:
- the s100w gene encoding S100 calcium binding protein W: protein MSKLEKAIVAIVEVFEEYAGTDEQKSQLSNAELGQLIKAQLTSPEFKDKVDPENIKEVMEELDKNHDGEVNFREFSQCIAGLARAYYMKKHGKDKCRGRGRGCQDK from the exons ATGTCTAAGCTGGAGAAAGCCATTGTGGCCATAGTGGAGGTGTTTGAGGAGTACGCAGGAACAGATGAGCAAAAGTCCCAGCTCAGTAATGCTGAACTCGGACAGCTTATTAAAGCCCAACTGACCAGTCCTGAATTTAAG GATAAAGTGGATCCAGAGAATATTAAGGAGGTCATGGAAGAACTGGATAAGAACCATGATGGAGAAGTGAACTTCCGTGAATTCAGTCAGTGTATTGCTGGTCTTGCCAGGGCCTACTATATGAAGAAGCACGGCAAGGATAAGTGTAGGGGGAGGGGCAGAGGGTGTCAGGATAAGTGA